In Microvirga lotononidis, a single genomic region encodes these proteins:
- a CDS encoding peroxiredoxin, with the protein MTVNKMVPFVTFRTRVRDESIERPNPYRWEDKTSDDYFSGKRVVLFSLPGAFSPTCSTYQLPDFEKLYDEFEREGINAIYCISVNDAFVMNAWGKALGSQKVKLIPDGSGEFTRKMGMLVAKENLGFGMRSWRYAAVIDNGVVEQWFEEDGFSDNCETDPYGISSPQNVLEALKSFQTAAAARPGRVNISQIP; encoded by the coding sequence ATGACCGTTAATAAGATGGTTCCCTTCGTCACATTTCGCACCCGAGTTCGCGATGAGTCCATCGAGAGGCCGAACCCCTACCGCTGGGAAGACAAGACGTCCGACGACTATTTCAGCGGCAAGCGCGTCGTCCTGTTCTCGTTGCCTGGCGCCTTTAGCCCGACCTGCTCGACCTACCAACTGCCCGATTTCGAAAAGCTCTATGACGAGTTTGAAAGGGAAGGAATTAACGCGATCTACTGCATCTCCGTCAACGATGCCTTCGTCATGAATGCGTGGGGCAAGGCCTTGGGGTCGCAGAAAGTCAAGCTCATCCCGGACGGCTCGGGTGAGTTCACGCGTAAGATGGGCATGCTGGTTGCCAAGGAGAATCTCGGCTTCGGTATGCGCTCCTGGCGGTACGCTGCCGTGATCGATAACGGCGTGGTGGAGCAGTGGTTCGAGGAGGACGGCTTCTCCGACAACTGCGAAACCGACCCTTACGGCATCTCGTCGCCGCAGAACGTTCTCGAAGCGCTGAAGTCCTTTCAAACCGCGGCCGCCGCACGACCTGGACGAGTCAACATCTCACAGATCCCATGA
- the rpoN gene encoding RNA polymerase factor sigma-54 encodes MRFSASQLQRQKQSLSITPQLIESIRLLQLTHAELRQFVEQEIEKNPLLELAPNDGGALGDVLSTSAEDPHIGARENDVDEPTRTGAPEQPMQWKSTRDTTSIPPGQSLALGEFTASAETLHDHVARQIALTAYTPQERLIARALSDHLEDTGYLQVDLLELAGSLNVREADVERVLRTLQLFDPPGIFARTLSECLEIQLRQRDRFDPAIATLVANLEMLAQRDFQALKRHCGVGEDDLLDMLHEIRALDPKPGNRFQSGGPESIIPDVWVQPSPGGGWQIELEPDTLPKLLINQTYFAEVSRVTAHNSKDQAFLNDCFQNANWLIRSLDQRAKTILKVAAEIVRQQDAFFEHGIAHLRPLNLRTVADAINMHESTISRVTSHKYMLTPRGVFELKYFFTVAIASSQGGDAHSAEAVRHRIKAMVAVESPDDVLSDDDIVVRLKETGIDIARRTVAKYREAMNIPSSVQRRREKRLWA; translated from the coding sequence GTGAGATTCTCAGCAAGCCAGCTTCAGCGTCAGAAGCAATCTCTGAGTATAACACCTCAACTCATTGAGTCGATCCGCTTGCTGCAACTGACACATGCCGAGCTGCGTCAGTTCGTGGAGCAGGAAATCGAGAAGAACCCGCTTTTGGAGCTAGCGCCAAACGATGGCGGGGCTTTAGGCGATGTTTTGTCGACTTCGGCCGAGGATCCGCACATCGGCGCACGCGAAAACGACGTTGATGAGCCGACCAGGACCGGGGCCCCGGAACAGCCCATGCAATGGAAATCAACGCGCGACACAACCAGTATCCCGCCCGGGCAAAGCCTTGCCCTCGGCGAGTTTACTGCCTCCGCCGAAACATTGCACGACCATGTCGCTCGTCAGATCGCCCTCACCGCATACACACCGCAGGAGCGGCTGATTGCTCGCGCGCTTTCCGATCATCTGGAAGACACCGGGTACCTTCAGGTAGACCTTTTGGAGCTGGCCGGGAGCCTAAATGTCCGGGAGGCTGATGTGGAACGGGTTCTCAGAACTTTGCAGCTCTTTGATCCGCCGGGAATCTTTGCGCGTACTCTCAGTGAATGCCTCGAGATACAGTTGCGCCAGCGAGACCGGTTCGACCCGGCGATAGCAACTTTGGTTGCCAATCTTGAGATGCTTGCGCAGCGCGATTTTCAGGCATTGAAGCGGCATTGCGGAGTCGGCGAAGACGATCTTCTCGACATGCTGCATGAAATCCGTGCGCTCGACCCAAAGCCGGGAAACCGGTTTCAGTCCGGAGGCCCGGAATCCATCATTCCCGACGTTTGGGTCCAACCCTCGCCCGGAGGTGGATGGCAAATCGAACTTGAGCCAGACACACTGCCCAAGCTGCTGATCAACCAAACCTATTTCGCCGAAGTCTCACGCGTGACCGCCCATAATTCGAAAGATCAGGCATTTCTCAACGACTGCTTCCAAAACGCGAACTGGCTAATCCGCAGCCTCGATCAGCGCGCCAAGACAATCCTTAAGGTAGCGGCTGAAATCGTCCGCCAGCAGGATGCCTTTTTTGAACATGGCATCGCCCACCTGCGGCCTCTCAATCTCAGAACTGTCGCTGACGCGATCAACATGCACGAGTCGACGATAAGCCGAGTGACGTCGCACAAGTACATGCTCACTCCGCGCGGCGTGTTCGAACTGAAGTATTTTTTCACTGTCGCAATCGCCTCATCCCAAGGTGGCGACGCGCACTCCGCCGAGGCTGTCCGCCATCGGATTAAGGCGATGGTCGCCGTAGAATCGCCTGATGATGTGCTGTCCGACGATGACATCGTCGTCCGACTTAAGGAAACTGGCATCGATATTGCGCGTCGCACCGTCGCAAAGTATCGCGAGGCGATGAACATCCCCTCATCCGTGCAGCGCCGCCGGGAAAAGCGCTTGTGGGCCTAG